A DNA window from Arachis duranensis cultivar V14167 chromosome 3, aradu.V14167.gnm2.J7QH, whole genome shotgun sequence contains the following coding sequences:
- the LOC107479130 gene encoding protein FIP1 yields MATERYASPPATSAEENAMFLDILHEAPLFAHRKPARVFGSVFYCMLLASYATLAIGTEWIFRPKQEVISPVLCSCDVLLLLLTGIFQQYLVYQVQKIRLQGYYSFSQKLKFIIRIPFSITAYGTAAMLLVIVWKPYTGFLSIPAILRIIMVAEAVCAGCFMSLYIGYIHQYNSLNSHPDVLKSLYSPLQPSSSLEGLRYHDGRLSDQQMALLQYQRENLHFLSEEVLRLQESLKKYERTDDRSTPQVDLAHLLAARDQELRTLSAEMNQVQSELRLARAVLAERESEIQHVRTTNNQYVEENERLRAILAEWSTRAAKLERALEAERMSNLELQRKISAQ; encoded by the exons ATGGCGACTGAGAGATACGCTTCTCCCCCTGCCACCTCGGCTGAGGAAAACGCTAT GTTCCTTGATATATTGCATGAAGCTCCCCTATTCGCTCACCGCAAGCCTGCAAGGGTTTTTGGCAGTGTTTTTTATTGCATGTTACTGGCAA GTTATGCTACCTTGGCCATAGGAACTGAGTGGATTTTTCGCCCCAAGCAAGAAGTGATCTCTCCAGTGCTTTGTAGTTGCGATGTTCTTCTTTTGCTGTTAACAG GTATCTTTCAACAATATCTAGTTTATCAAGTGCAGAAGATACGCTTACAG GGCTATTATAGTTTCAGCCAGAAGTTGAAATTCATTATTCGCATACCCTTTTCAATTACAGCATATG GAACTGCTGCTATGCTACTTGTTATAGTCTGGAAACCTTACACCGGCTTTTTGTCAATCCCTGCAATATTGAG GATCATTATGGTGGCTGAAGCAGTATGTGCTGGATGTTTCATGAGTCTTTACATTG GTTACATCCATCAGTATAATTCATTGAACTCCCATCCTGATGTTCTCAAGTCCTTATACTCACCACTTCAACCATCAAGTTCTTTGGAGGGTCTAAG GTACCATGATGGTAGACTCTCTGATCAGCAAATGGCTTTGCTACAATATCAGCGTGAGAATCTACATTTCTTGAGTGAGGAG GTTCTTCGGTTGCAAGAGTCCTTAAAGAAATATGAGCGAACTGATGATCGAAGCACACCACAG GTTGATCTTGCCCATCTATTAGCAGCTCGTGACCAGGAATTGCGGACACTTTCTGCAGAG ATGAACCAAGTGCAATCTGAGTTAAGGCTTGCGCGGGCCGTGCTTGCTGAGAGGGAGTCAGAGATCCAACATGTTCGTACAACTAACAATCAG TATGTAGAAGAGAATGAAAGACTCCGGGCTATTTTAGCAGAATGGAGCACTCGAGCTGCCAAG CTTGAACGAGCACTGGAGGCTGAGAGGATGTCAAATCTAGAGTTGCAAAGGAAGATCTCCGCGCAATGA